The window CCGCTCCATTCCCCCCTCCCGTGTCGCAGCGAGAAGCATCCATCGGAATTCTCGTCGACCACCGCAACCGCCATGGGCGGCGCCCACAGCCGCGAGGACCTCGACCTCACCTcctccgacgacgaggacgacgacgaggagtacGACGCCCagaccgccacctccgccgcctctcgaGAGGACATCCTCCGGACCTCTACCCCCTCCTCCCTCGAGTTCCTCGACGCGAAGCTGAAAGCGCTCGATCTCAAGTACCAGGCGCCGAACGCGGCGAAGCTGTACCTCCACGTCggcggcgcctccgcctccgcgcgctgGGTGCCGGCCGAGCGGCGGGCGACCTACGCCTTCGTCGacaaggcgacggcggcgggcgacagCGATTGTGGCGGCCCGAGGTGGGTTCTGGAGGTTGGTCCGGGTCCCAGGGTCTCCGCCCCCGTCGGCCCGGCGCTACAGCTCAAGGCGCTCCCCGCGCAGCGCCGGGCCGATTTCGCCGCGGGCGGCTCCGTCTGGGCGCTGCGGCTGCCGACCGACGCCGCCTTCCGCCGATTCCGGCAGGAGTACGACCGGTGCCTGTTCGAGAACACGTATGGCGTCGAGGCCACGGATGAGGGCCGGAAGGAGGTGTTCGGCGCTGACTTCGCCGCGTGGGCGCGCCCCGGTGAGTCCGACGACGCCGTCTGGGCCGACGCAGAGGACTCCTTCACCCCTCCCGTTGCGACCCCGGCGAGAGACCTGCTCGAGGAgttcgaggaggaggccggggaCGGCAGCATCCAGAGCCTCGCGCTGGGCGCGCTTGACAACAGCTTCTTGGTTGGAGGGTCAGGGATACAGGTGGTCAAGAATTTCCGGCATGGCGTGCACGGCAAGGGCGTCTCTGTGAGGATATCTGATGGCCGTGGTGGTGGGAACGCGTACATGACACCGCAGAAGGCTCTGCTTATGCGTGGCGAGACGAATATGCTTCTGATGAGCCCTGGAGAGACTGGCACTCGCCATTCCAATGGCGTCCATCATGTTGATATAGAGACTGGCAAGGTTGTGGCTCAGTGGAGGTTTGAGAAGGATGGAACTGACATCACAATGCGAGACATCGCCAACGACAGTAAGGGCGCGCAGCTGGAACCCTCTGGATCAACCTTCTTAGGATTGGATGACAACCGGCTATGCCGGTGGGATATGAGGGATTCCAGGGGCAGGGTGCAAACAATTGGGAGCTCATCTGAGTCACCGGTGCTGCAATGGTCGCAGGGCCATCAGTTCTCAAGGGGCACCAATTTCCAATGCTTTGCAAGTACAGGGGATGGTTCGATTGTGGTTGGTTCTGTGGATGGCAAGATTAGGCTCTATTCCAAGAGTTCGATGCGGATGGCGAAGACAGCATTCCCAGGGCTTGGATCACCAATCACACATGTTGATGTTACTTATGATGGGAAGTGGATTCTGGGCACTACTGATACATATTTGATCTTGATCTGTACCATCTTTAAGGACAAGGATGGTAAAGAGAAGACAGGATTCAGTGGGCGTATGGGAAATAGGATTGCAGCACCAAGATTGCTGAAGCTCTCCCCATTGGATTCAATTTTGGCAGGGTCCGAGAACAAATTCCATGGCGGGCAGTTCTCTTGGGTAAGTGTGAATTTCCTATTTTGTACAGCATATTGTTTTTCATAATTGAGATAGAACACACGGTAGTGAATGTTCCTATTTTGTAATCTAGTAAAGCCAAACAGAATGTTGCTTCatatgtgcatgctagcaaACCATCTACACTTATCTATCTTGTCTATAGTAAAAGTTTGTTTTCACTTATGATCAGTCAGTGCAAGCGTTTCATATCCAAAATGGCTGCTTGTCAGTAATTTGCTGTGCCTATAATACAATCTGACCAGGAAAATGTGTTCACTCTATGTCTCTATCTCCTATGTATGTTAATTGACACATTAATATCTTGAAATAATCATGCTGTACCTTTTG of the Oryza sativa Japonica Group chromosome 2, ASM3414082v1 genome contains:
- the LOC4330969 gene encoding protein CYPRO4 produces the protein MGGAHSREDLDLTSSDDEDDDEEYDAQTATSAASREDILRTSTPSSLEFLDAKLKALDLKYQAPNAAKLYLHVGGASASARWVPAERRATYAFVDKATAAGDSDCGGPRWVLEVGPGPRVSAPVGPALQLKALPAQRRADFAAGGSVWALRLPTDAAFRRFRQEYDRCLFENTYGVEATDEGRKEVFGADFAAWARPGESDDAVWADAEDSFTPPVATPARDLLEEFEEEAGDGSIQSLALGALDNSFLVGGSGIQVVKNFRHGVHGKGVSVRISDGRGGGNAYMTPQKALLMRGETNMLLMSPGETGTRHSNGVHHVDIETGKVVAQWRFEKDGTDITMRDIANDSKGAQLEPSGSTFLGLDDNRLCRWDMRDSRGRVQTIGSSSESPVLQWSQGHQFSRGTNFQCFASTGDGSIVVGSVDGKIRLYSKSSMRMAKTAFPGLGSPITHVDVTYDGKWILGTTDTYLILICTIFKDKDGKEKTGFSGRMGNRIAAPRLLKLSPLDSILAGSENKFHGGQFSWVTENGKQEKHLVATVGKFSVIWNFQQVKDSNHECYRDQEGLKSCYCYKVVLKDESIVDSRFMHEKFATTDSPEAPLVVATPMKVSSFSLANRRLH